From a region of the Argiope bruennichi chromosome 8, qqArgBrue1.1, whole genome shotgun sequence genome:
- the LOC129981186 gene encoding poly(A) RNA polymerase, mitochondrial-like, with the protein MNMQKCLCSLTRKYTKLVPHAFGNKSHLRTYTFLRAEKKKFLRMRSSLSMTICPSAGLQTDLSAVKDEDVSKNNSSIHHQNYKFEDMSFDKPVPHEDLITALYKCKTISEQMKTLASTLSLCQDDVRNRIKFCRALELLFKPFFSDFKIQIFGSTVNGFGFKGCDIDLSFETPAEGKEKNFYIEPPDVPLVSEVTSGKVTPQQISELPPKEQLLFIHNVLLEYYRESEDAPIFINAHVPLVRFHHDKFGLKCDLTFKNKVAFANTKLLYLYHKLDNRVAPLMMTIRYWAKYLDIIGKGLMFNSYTISLMIIFFLQTRSPPILPSAESIIAWNDSFIADDMDDKSFLDILEKIPPSKNEQALDELLKEFFFFYLYFDFTQVICPMTAKAVPRKEFFSRSENSYFKMNTLCVQDPMCLSHNVAELVDHKYCRKLACELLVACNIFLNEDTLKPSTSAWGLISMLDTPQNYSFKRLTTSKTVSLSVPLLTKSIDGLIPESERMSTTADTLLKILDYAFLFSYRRLKTSEYLNLLRKLDELILKHKRQSEAAAKAKLEMQQIRQSLNKNKLDAVIGINIASVNKIEAEESMLEQFQKFNAENQLIFCAELKASKNIWQGRDLVQLDTVYDSKNILEKEHLISSLTAKLNDKREKTEPYLFLCECHAAKDKPKTLVLNFKPCKKLNFNPMLSTFLKQYIPYIMKKISE; encoded by the exons atgaatatgcaAAAATGTTTGTGTTCCTTGACAAGAAAATATACAAAGCTTGTACCTCATGCTTTTGGAAACAAAAGTCATCTTAGAACTTATACATTCTTGagagcagaaaagaaaaaattcttaagaatgcGGTCATCGCTAAGCATGACA atTTGCCCCTCTGCTGGCCTACAAACGGATCTTTCTGCTGTGAAAGATGAAGACgtgtcaaaaaataattcatccaTCCAtcatcaaaattacaaatttgaagaCATGTCTTTTGATAAGCCTGTTCCTCATGAAGACCTTATTACTGccttatataaatgtaaaacc ATATCTGAACAAATGAAAACACTGGCTTCTACATTAAGTCTTTGTCAAGATGATGTAAGAAATCGAATAAAATTCTGTAGAGCACTTGAATTGTTGTTTAAACCTTTTTTCAGTGatttcaaaatccaaatttttggCTCAACCGTGAATGGATTTGGGTTTAAAGGTTGTGATATAGATTTAAGCTTTGAAACTCCTGCTGAAGGAAAGGAAAAg aatttttatatagaacCACCAGATGTACCACTAGTTAGTGAAGTTACTAGTGGAAAAGTCACTCCTCAACAAATCTCTGAATTACCTCCTAAAGAGCAACTTCTTTTCATTCATAATGTGCTTTTAGAATATTACAGAGAATCTGAAGATGCACCCATATTTATAAATGCACACGTACCACTTGTGAGATTCCATCATgataaatttggattaaaatgtgacctaacttttaaaaataa GGTAGCATTTGCGAACACAAAGCTGTTATATTTATACCATAAACTGGACAATCGTGTGGCCCCATTAATGATGACTATACGTTATTGGGCCAAATATCTTGATATAATTGGAAAAGGTTTGATGTTTAATTCCTACACCATAtctttgatgataattttttttctacaaactCGAAGTCCTCCTATACTTCCAAGTGCTGAGTCAATCATAGCATGGAATG ATAGTTTTATAGCTGATGACATGGATGATAAAAGCTTTTTGGATATCTTGGAAAAAATACCACCATCAAAAAATGAACAAGCTTTAG atgaattgctgaaggaattctttttcttttacttgtaCTTTGATTTTACTCAAGTTATTTGTCCCATGACTGCTAAAGCTGTgccaagaaaagaatttttctctcggagtgaaaattcttattttaaa ATGAATACATTATGTGTGCAAGATCCTATGTGTCTCTCGCACAATGTTGCAGAACTTGTAGATCACAAGTATTGCAGAAAATTGGCTTGCGAGTTGCTGGTAGCTTGCAACATCTTTCTAAATGAGGATACATTAAAACCATCTACGAGTGCTTGGGGATTAATTAGCATGTTAGATACAcctcaaaattattcattcaaacgCTTGACTACATCAAAAACTGTTTCACTTTCAGTACCTTTATTAACAAAATCGATTGATGGTCTTATCCCAGAGAGTGAAAGGATGTCTACTACTGCTGATACCTTACTGAAAATCTTAGATTATGCATTTCTTTTCAGTTACAGGCGTCTGAAAACTAGTGAATATCTAAACTTACTCAGAAAGCTGGATGAACTCATTTTGAAGCATAAACGGCAATCTGAGGCTGCTGCTAAAGCTAAATTGGAGATGCAGCAAATTCGACAaagtttgaacaaaaataaattggatgCAGTTATAGGCATCAATATAGCTAGTGTCAATAAAATTGAAGCAGAAGAATCTATGCTAgaacaatttcagaaatttaatgcagaaaatcAGTTAATTTTCTGTGCAGAGCTCAAAGCATCTAAAAATATTTGGCAAGGTAGGGATCTAGTCCAGTTAGATACTGTAtatgattcaaaaaatattttagaaaaggaaCATTTAATTTCAAGCCTGACAGCTAAACTGAATGATAAGAGAGAGAAAACAGAGCCTTATCTATTTTTGTGTGAATGCCATGCTGCCAAAGATAAACCAAAAACACTGGTACTTAATTTTAAACCttgcaagaaattaaatttcaacccTATGCTAAGTACTTTCTTGAAGCAATATATTCcatacattatgaaaaaaataagtgaGTGA